The following coding sequences are from one Delphinus delphis chromosome 19, mDelDel1.2, whole genome shotgun sequence window:
- the TVP23C gene encoding Golgi apparatus membrane protein TVP23 homolog C isoform X4 → MVGLRWWNHIDEDGKSHWVFESRKASPQDSKTVSEAESRIFWLGLIACPVLWVIFAFSALFSFRVKWLAVVIMGVVLQGANLYGYIRCKVGSRKNLTSMATSYLGKQFLRQTTGDDQTS, encoded by the exons ATGGTTGGCCTGCGCTGGTGGAATCATATTGATGAAGATGGAAAAAGCCATTGGGTGTTTGAGTCCAGGAAG GCCTCTCCTCAAGACAGTAAAACTGTTTCAGAGGCTGAATCAAGAATCTTCTGGTTAGGACTCATTGCCTGTCCGGTGCTGTGGGTGATATTTGCCTTTAGTGCCCTCTTCTCCTTCAGAGTGAAGTGGTTG GCGGTGGTTATCATGGGTGTGGTGCTACAAGGGGCCAACTTGTATGGCTACATCAGGTGCAAAGTGGGCAGCAGGAAGAATTTAACCAGCATGGCTACATCGTACCTTGGAAAGCAGTTTTTAAGACAA ACCACTGGAGACGATCAGACCTCCTGA